Within Rhinolophus ferrumequinum isolate MPI-CBG mRhiFer1 chromosome 14, mRhiFer1_v1.p, whole genome shotgun sequence, the genomic segment ATCGGGATTCGGCCCCAATGGGAGGACACGGCGCTCTGCTCAGGCCCCGTGTGGATTGCAGGAACTTGGGGGACACGGGGAGAACGCCAGACAGCCTAAGGGATCTGACATGTGGCATCCCCCAAAAGCAGACTCTACTTTTCTGTCTGGGGTATTCGCCGCAGGACAGCTGACAGAGGAAGGGCCAACTTTCAGAGGCGCAGTCTAAGGAGCCCTGAGCAGTACAGCATGGTGTGTTCAAAGTCAATGAGAGCACAGCAAGCAGCGTTGGAAGAGCACTTCGGTCATGCGTGGCGGTGCCTCCTGCTCACATTTGCTCTCCCAGGTTggcttctctcctccttctgcacTCCATCTCTGCCCAGGTCAACTGTCAGTGGACTTCCCTGACTACTGGCTTCCAATTGTGTTTGGCCAATGGAAGCCCCGGCTTGAGCTTGGAGGTTGAGAAGGGAGTGAGGCAGgtgttgcgacctgcacaacacaagccgTGGAAAACGAGGGAGGCGACGAGGGTTAAACTATAATAAAGAGGCAGAAACTCAAATACAGttaaatcacagaggaccaagggactcgcagCCTCAAGAGACTGGAGCACCGAATAGGGTCGACTGgggtatttattgattacaaaaaaaaaggaatcacaTGATTTTAGGCACGGCCTGTGAAACtcttgcaaaatttaaaaaatactttttgagccCAATTGTAGGTCCCACAGCAACTGAAGCATACAGTCCCATGATATCTAAGGTGCGGTATGCACCTCCCGGGGGGTGGAGAAAGTCTCTCGTGATGAGCCATTCCATGAGCTGAGCAGTAAGAGCGAGATCTTATAGCTCTAATGGACCgctctcacaattaggtgagagggagcaGCAAGAGTCAGCAGCTGCTTTTCTCAAGCATGGGGTAAGGGAGACACAgctcctttccatttattttacagCAGCTCATCAGGGGTCTCAACGGGGTCtcgtctggcttgagttgttcttTCCGTAAggaatcttactcatctttgacTGTAAACTCTTCTTTCTGGAGACCAGGCGGAGAGACACGAGTCATAAAACTCTAATCCCAAAGAGGCACAGTTCCACAATCCTTCCTTTCTTATGGAAAGGCAGGAGGGGACAAACGGTTAGGTTGCTGTGCGACTACCACATGCAGGGACCTGGAATCGCCCAGACACTGAAGCCTCACAAAACCTTGAGTCCTGTGAAGACAGTGTCTCAACCTTTGAGGCAGCAGCTCTCACGTTTACAGAAAGTGATAACAGCCAGGATTTACGTAAACGCTCTTATGATGGCATTGTGTGCACATGGGGTGGGCAGCGATGCAATGTCTACTCATACAGATACAATTGTCACCAACGGCACATCCACACCACGGAGAATGGGGTAGCTGTGCTTCTCCCCGCATGGAAGGACACTTCTATGTACTTGTGGAAAAGCCAAGGTGCAGAAGGTTGTGGGTCAGTCAGGGTCCAACCGAGAAGCACAACAAGGAGGAAGTAAGCAGCCGGCAGTCGTGGGGGCAGCTAAACAAGCTCAAAGGCCTCAGAGCTGTGACTCAGTAGGGCAAGACCACCAGCTGATGCTTTTCCACAGGCAGGAGTCTCAGGGAAGCCTAAGCTTTGAAAAGCCTTTCAGCTGATTAGGCCAGGCCCACCAGGATCATCTCCCTTTGATTAACATAGTCAATTGATTAGGtactttaatcacatctgcaaaatcccttcacagtAGCACCTAAGTTAGTGTCAGAATACTGGGAAGGTGTGTGACCGACAGTGGCTGCCACCTTCCTTCCTTGTCCAGAACCCACCTGAGAGAGAATTCTGGGGACAATAGTTCAGCCCAGCAAGTAAACACATCAAAAGTCATAGCAAATATATGCACAAGCATCCTGTTTGTAAAActacagacacacatatactgACTGCTTGAAATGTAGAGGGGAAGACAGGAATGAACTACCCAAACTGTTAACGGTGGTGTGTCTGGGAGAAAGGAGGAGATTGGGTggtaaggaagaaggaagggcgcttttattttctatttctacattgaggttttgctgttgttttactACAAATACATATTACTTTAGTAACTTAACCAAAGTAAAGAAAACGTTTTATAAAATCTTGGGGTGTGGAAGGAAGTCTTTTCTAATCATATCAGGACAGATAATTTTGGCCACAGGGGAattgtattttttgtattaaaaacctcattattgggccggcccggtggctcaggcggttggagctccatgctcctaactctgaaggctgccagttcgattcccacatgggccagtgggctctcaaccacaaggttgccagttcgattcctcgagacccacaagggatggtgggcagcaccccctgcaactaaagattgaatatggcaccttgagctgagctgccactgagctctcagatggctcagttggttggagcgcgtcctctcaaccacaaggttgccagttcgactcccacaagggatggtgggctgcgccccctcaACTAGCatcggcaactggacctggagctgagctgcgccctccacaactcagactgaaaggacaacaacttgaagctgaacggcaccatccacaactaagattgaaaggacaacaacttgacttggaaaaaatgttctggaagtacacactgttccccaataaagtcctgttccccttccccaataaaaaaatcttaaaaaaacaaaataaaacaaaacaaacctcattattaaaagcaaagaaagaactggggaaaatatttataatatatcacTGCCTCTGTTCTAAGATGCAGCTtacctcccaccccaacccaaACACCTGTGGTCTGTGTCACAATTGAGGAAATGGGGATATCATGGGAAAGGGATTGGAACTCAACACAGAGGTCTtccaaattcaataaaaatgaatacaagagCCTACTGGGAACTCACCCATAAAAAGgccaagaaaagcaaataaaaacgaGAGTGGCATTTCTCaagattaatgaaattaaaagcaGGTCGTCCCTACTCCCAGTACCCCTGACCTGGAAGCCCTCCTCAACCCCAAGGAAGCAGTCAGGGACACAGGCAAAAGTGCACATGCCCACTGTGGGCTTAACGGTAACAGCGACACTGTGGGGGAAAAGACAGATGTCTGACAATGAGAGAGCTGCTAAGTAAAGCACATGAGATGGCACACACACGGGCATCATCCAATCAGTAGGTACAAAACTCTAGGCAAAACGTAACTCCAATTTCGAAAACAGTAACTGTGCATTAGAAAGAAAGCACCACAGACATTACAATACCGATTTCTGGAGAGTGAGACAAAGGGCACTTTTTTATGTTGCTTTTCTTAAagtttctgcattttccaaatccCTCACATCAAGTTTGTATGTAGGAAGAAAACACGTTAATTAAAAACAGGCATTCGCAGGTCAAGCCCTCAGTGTGGCTGAGGCATAACAGCTTCCTTTCTATCTCATGTTTTGGAAACTGCCACAGAAGCCCGTCAGCCTTCTCGCTGTTGGGTGAGGCTGATGGTGACCAGTGGTGGCTaagacagtgtggggacagagccccaaaaagcagtttccaggctctcggcctcacatagaaaggtgctggctcaggtagtgaatggccatcgactgtgatcaagtggccagcagctgtggctagttggccgtcagctgtaaccagtgagccattagccatgaatataactgccgtggctaggctagtagcaaaaagaaaaagggggagctagcaagaagatggtggctgagtctgcaagcggcgcagtgagggttgagaattgtgtggctcctgtttcctgtgtctccaacccagccgccagtgagagtatagtggtatgactcccctacctatggctccgtgggtgttcctttttggcctcaccatgtcctgtgttcttatgtggggagtgggaccagagaccccaccggacgccctgcacgacagaCAGGCTCCCAGGACAGCAGGCCCTTGGGGGCGTCTCCCAGTGAGCACCTTCCGCCTGAGGCCTGAGGAAGGCAGGGCACAGCCATCCCAGCTGGGGCTCCTGAGGGAGTCTGGGACCCTGCCTGAGTCCTGGAATCGGGTCACCAGCCCCCCAGCCCTGGCTCACTTCCAAACCCCGTGTCCCAGTGACCTCCCAATGTtcccatgccaggcactgggattCTGTGTCCCTCCAGCTCCCGCGGGGTGGCTGGAGCTCTTGCAAACAGGGCCTGATCATGACACTAagctattattcttttttctgatcacaagtcagtatttggaaaatagatgagcaagaaaacaaaacccagcgCCACCCCCATTTGGCTTACTGAAGCCGATGCGAGTGTCCAGGCCCACTTAGTGGGCTTCCAGATGCCGCACTCCTGTGGGCACGCgggctggagggtggggtagGGACCCACTCCGGCTTGGCCTTCCTCTCCATCCCAGACGAATGCCCTGCTGCACCCACGTGGCCTGCCCCCCGCGGAGCACTGCCTGTCGGGGACTTGCTGTTGCTCGAGGAGGGCAGCCAGCCGGCTGCGAGCCCTCCCCCAGGCCCGGCAGCTGAGCAGCCAGCCTCTGGCCGTTGTGGCGCCGGTAGCGCGCAGCCAGCGTGGAGCTCCTAAGGAAAGCCTTGCCACAGTCTCTGCACTCAAACGTCTTGTCGCCCTCCCATGTGCAGCCTGTGGTGCAGGAGCAGCAGGAACTCGTGTCTGAAGGGCTTCTGGTATACAGAGCTCTGGCGAAGGTGGGCCCCCGCGCGGCCCCTCCGTGCTTCGTCCCGCAGGGCGCGCTGGCGCCCGCCGTCCTTCCGGGGCCTCGCCTCCGCGTGCAGCTGGCGCTGTTTGAGGAGCGAGGCCCCGCGGATGAAGCGCTGCCCGCACTCGCCGCACGCACAGCGCCTCTCCCAGCTGTGGATGCGCGAGTGCTCGCAGCGGGTGAACCTGTGGCTGACCTTGGACGACAAGCAAAGCATTTAGTAGGAAACCTGGCCCTGCTGTGAGGAGCTACAGCGCAGCATGAGCACCCAGGGCCTACAAGGATGCAAGGAGCTGTGTGAAGACCCGGCCTCCCTGCGTCTTGCACTCACCCGGGCACTGGCTGGCCTTGGTCCCTCTATTTTCACCCACCTGCAGAATCAAGGCCCCTGGCTCCTCCACTTGCTCCAGAAGGATCAGTGCTGGTTTGGCAACCAGGAAGCTCGCAGGTCGGGCCGACTCACCCACAGCTCGCGTCTGGGAGGAATGGTGAAAGGCAGGCCCACCACCTGGCGGGAGGCCACGGGGCACATGTGGGTGCTGGGAGCGGTGGGGGAGACCTACTGCCCAGCAGCGGGCAGGTGGGTGGCCACGGGGCGATGGCGGGCCCTCGCTCCCCCTCCCAACGTGTGGGACTCCACGCTGGAAAGGAAGCAAGTCCCCAGTGTGGCTGTGGAGATGCTGGGGGTCTGGGACCGGCGACCCTCACCGACCAAGGCCATGTGCCAGTAGGTCTCCAGCATCATGTCCCTGTACAGTGCCCGCTGGTTGGGTGACAGGCAACACCATTCTATTCTCATGAAGTACATGGCCAGGGCTTTGAACTCAACAGCCTCCTGTGACCACAAATCCTGCTGTCCAGGCAGATGGGGGCCACGTCAGGGATGTTCAGGGATCTGTTTAGCTCTGGGAGTCAAGGCCGCTGTCAGTGAGGTCACTGCTGTATTCTCAAGGGAGGGGGAGCAGCCCTGCTGCCATGAAGCCTCGAGTGGGGTGGGGGTCTCCACCTTGGCCTCAGGTCTCTCTCTGAGTTCACAGGGTCGGGAGGAGTACTCCAGAGGTTCTGGGGCTAAGCCTCCACACTcgcgcgggggcgggggggggggcggggggaggggcatTCTTGTCCTTTGGTCTCAGCAACCAGCAGGGGCCAGAGACTGCACCAACAAAGGGATGACCGAGCACGAAAGGGATGACGGCTGTGGCTGGGGGGGAAATGGATGAGTCAAAAGGTACATGCTCCCAGTTACAAGATAACGAAGTTCTGCGTATATATTTAGCTACTTCAAACATTTATGAAAGAACTGactcttgtgtttgatttaaatTTGGTTCTGTTTGTCTCAACATgtatattttccatcatttttgtttggttttggacaTACATGAGCATCTCTTTATTCCAATTTTACCTCAAGTATTAGCTGGGTTCCTTTTCTCCTTGGAAATATAGGCTTGgaccccaccccttccccagctTTTGGAGGTCAAAGACCTCCCAGGAATTTTTACCATTTCCCTGCACACCTTGAAGGAACACCACTTTTAGAAGTAAAATACACAGGAAGGAATTACAAACACCGGCAGCAAGCAGCACGATGAATTTTCACACCCTGAACACCCTGTGAAACTAGCCCCCCTGTCACCAGTTGGTTATACCTTGAAGCCTCCGTGAGCTTCCTTCTGGTCACTCTCTGAGACTACCTCTCCTGTCTGAGCCTGAAAATGGCCACTCCGTGACTTCCTCAGCCCTGGTGATTTTTGTAGGTGCACTTtatgtcctgtgtgtgtgtattcactcatttaacccTTACAATAACCCTACGAAAGACAGCGTTACTGTTCCCATGTTAGAGATGAAGGGGGCACAGTGCTCTGTTCCTTGCCTCAGGGCAGCTGACGCTGGGGGTGCGAAGCCAAACCAAACAAGACAGAAGAGGGTCATGGTTTATACCAAATTACTTGcgacaaaaaacatttaaagaacaactttaaaaggaaataaataatttctaagaaTAAAGTTTGCAATGCAGGTGAAGTTGGACTGCATGAGAGAGGGACCTTACTGAGCAGCATGAGCAAAGCCACCCCGTGGGTAGGACCCCTCTCCACAGCCTGAGAGCCCCATCCCCAGTATGGCTGCTCCCACCCATAATGGCCATCATGATCAGGTGACCCAGATGTGCAGAGCCCCTGCTGTGTGCTAGGCTCAGTGGCCTCACAGGGTTGACCTGAGATGGAGTCAATCACAGGTCTCCAGACTGTGGTGGGGGACACGGGTCTTTGCAGAGATAGGGGATCCCCATCTCTGCTAAGACAGATCCAACCAGCACGAGGCAGGAGCGTGGTAAACATTAGATGGGTGTCTGCAGCTCCCAGAGCCCCACCTCTGGCTGCCCTCCCTTGAGTCCACATCCACCACCTCCAGGTAGGCCTCTGGAAGGATCCCACACAAGCCAGCCCTCCAGAGCAGCACCTCGCAGTTTTCTCTTGGTCCAGGGCCCCCAATGGGGGTCTTACAGCCGCCAGACACCCCCTGGGGCTCCTGGGCTGGCACTGCTGTCCCAGTCTCGCCTCAGACTGTGGCACTGACCATCTACCTGTGTCAAGGTCTGATCCCACGTCCTGCAATTGGTCTGGTCAGCTGCCTTCTGGCTGCATCCAGGGCcttggcagccatctgcaagatACAGGGAGGAcatgtttccccccccccccccaacataCACACTGCATCCTAGGGACTTGTGGGACCATCTCGGGGACCCCACAGTCCATGTGCCCAAGCACTATGCCTAACTCAGTGTCACTCTGTTGGGGGTAGCATGAGCCTGAACAAATCACTCAATCCCTCGGTGACCCCTCAGCTGCTTAGTGGGCGACTCCTGCCCTCCGGGAGACCTCAGTGAGGCTGCGGCacccctccaccctcctccccggCCCCGCACACACAACGACCGCGCGGCGGGAGAGCGGCGGGCGGGCCAGACCTGCGGACCTCCTGGGCACCGCGGGCCCGGCCACGCCAGTGCGCCTGCGCGGAGGCCCCGGCGGCGAGGGAGGACTACAAGTCCCGGCGTACACTACCCGCGCGGCACATACCCGGAAGTCAAGTGACTTTCAGCCCGGCCCCGGAAGATAAGGCAGTTCGCGAGCGCTTCATCTCCTTTTTCGGCCGCACTAGGCAGCAGGTGAGACATGTTGGGGCGCTGAGGCCTGGGTGCCATCCGGCGCCATCCGGCGCCCTGATGCTCGCCAAGGACCTAGGCGGGCTCCTGAGAGGACACGGGGGTGCACGGCCGGGGATGGGAGCGCAGAGGGGGCCGGGGACTGGAGGGAGGAGCCTGGGGAAAGGGCCCTGAAGCCGGGTGGCGGGTGTGCCTGGGCCGCGCGGGTGCTGACTGTGAGCTGCCCCCAGATAGCCGCCATGGGCCGCGTGATCCGTGGGCAGAGGAAGGGTGCCGGCTCCGTGTTCCGCGCGCACGTGAAGCACCGCAAGGGCGCCGCGCGTCTGCGCGCCGTGGATTTCGCCGAGCGGCACGGGTACATCAAGGGCATCGTGAAGGTGCGGGGCGCCGGCCGGGGCGGGAAGGGGCGCGGGGTGTCCCACCAGGTCCACACGCTCACGCCGCTTCGGCCCGCAGGATATCATCCATGACCCAGGTCGCGGCGCGCCCCTCGCCAAAGTTGTCTTCCGCGATCCGTACCGGTTTAAGAAGCGGACGGAGCTGTTCATTGCCGCCGAAGGCATCCACACCGGCCAGTTCGTGTACTGTGGCAAGAAGGGTAAGGCGCGCTCCTGGGATGGGAGGTCGGGCTGGGGAGGGGTCGGGGCTGCACCAGGAGGCTCACTCACATCCTAGGTCGGGCCGAGGAGGCATCCAGGAGGAGGCCTCACTGCTTGAGTCCTGCTGGGCCGAACCTACGAGGGGGTTCCTGGAGAGCTGTAGCAGCAGGCAGGACCCTGAGTGGGGTGCTGTGCAGAGGATTTGCGTCACCTCTGTCTAGCAGGCGTTCAGACAACACCTTGCTGTGCTGAATGACCCCTACTGCTTCACCTTACAGCTCAGTTGAATATTGGCAATGTGCTCCCGGTGGGCACCATGCCTGAGGGCACCATCGTGTGCTGTCTGGAGGAGAAGCCTGGTGACCGGGGCAAGCTGGCCCGAGCCTCCGGCAACTATGCCACTGTCATCTCCCACAACCCTGAGACCAAAAAGACCCGAGTGAAGCTGCCCTCCGGCTCCAAGAAGGTCATTTCCTCCGCCAACAGAGCTGTGGTCGGTGAGTGGCAGGCAACTGTGGGCTGTGGGTCACCTGGGTCCTGGAACCTAAGGGCCTGCTCCACTAAAGCTTAGCACGTGCACTGTTTTGGAGTTATAACTGGGAAGTGGGTTCAGTAACACTTGCATGACTGCTGGTCAGGAATGGAGGGAGACGGGGTTAGTGGCAGGACCCGTCCGCACTCTGGCATGACCTCCACCTGTGTGGCCCTTGCTCCTGCCTCCCCTTGTTGACAGCCTTTTGAAAGAGCTGTGATCTCCTTTAAAACCACCCAGTAAGTGTATTAACAAGGATTTGGATCGAGGTTTGTTCACTGCTGTTGGGCAACGACACCTTCAGGTCCTTGTGACAAACTCAGTCTTGCCTAGGGCAGGCTGTCGAGAGTGTTTTCACAGAATAAGCCAAACAGGCTGAGATGTGGCAGGTTGGGTCAGCCTTCCGGTTGGGCTTCAGGGTTGAGGGACCTGCCCAGTGTCAGATGTGGAGGGGCAAGGGCTTCCCTGGATAACCCAGGGTCGAGATGGGCATCCCAGATGACATGGGCAGAGGCCTGGCCTTGCTGCCTCTCGGATCCTGGAGAAACTCGCTGTCAGTTGACTCAGGCTTTTGGGAACCGTGCGATGATATATCCAGAAGTGGTTGGTTTGGGGTGGGGTGCTGACAAGGAACCAGGAGGGGATGTTGGTCTCGCTGAAGGCGAGTCCTGTGCGCTGGGAAGTGCGTGATGCCAGATCTCTCTGATAGGTGTGGTGGCCGGAGGTGGCCGCATTGACAAGCCCATCCTGAAGGCCGGCCGAGCCTACCACAAGTACAAGGCAAAGAGGAATTGTTGGCCCCGTGTGCGGGGTGTGGCCATGAATGTGAGTAGCCTGGAAATGGGCAGTGGGGTGTTCAGGGTACAGGGACAGGCTGGATGGGCCGGTTCCTTCCTGGAATGTGGTGGGAGGTCTGGGGTGTGAGCCTCTGGGTAAAGGTGTGTAGGCACCGGCTGCCCCAACACTGACAACACCTCCCTCTGCCTACAGCCTGTGGAGCATCCGTTTGGAGGTGGCAACCACCAGCACATCGGCAAACCCTCTACCATCCGCAGAGATGCCCCTGCTGGCCGCAAAGTGGGTCTCATCGCTGCCCGCCGGACCGGGCGTCTACGGGGAACTAAGACTGTGCAGGAGAAAGAGAACTAGGGCTGGGGGACTCAATAAAGTCTTTCCCTTTGCCACTATGCTGTTTGCCTGTTTTTGTTGGGAAGGGCCCTGCTGGGAGCACTGCTGGTAAGATCCAGGTATAGGGAGAAGGAACATGGAGCAGGTGTAGCCATGAGCAGAGAAAGCTCTGGTGAAGAGGTGGGGGTGATCGGTCCCTGGAGCCCCACCTGGCACACGGAGCAGAGAAGCCCACCCTACACCTGCATTCGTTAACTTGTCCTGGGTTCCAGGAGAATCTAGGTGAGGTGTGAGTGGTGCACCTGAAGCGGCCCTATGAGGAGAGGTCCAGGGGGTTCTCAACGAATGGGCTTCCTGTTTGGCCACACCCCATGGTACCTTGTACCAAAGTTGGCAACAGTTCTGTCAAAGCTGACAACTGGCACAGACACTGCTGAGCAGGTAACGGGAGTGGAGGCCCATTCGTGTGTTCGCACTCAGACCTGTCCCTGCCGCAGTGGTTTCTTGGGAGCCAATAGCAGAGGAGTTGCAGGCCACTGACCACGCTTGGCAGCACTCCTCGTCACCTACTACACGAGAAGCTGTGTGCTACAGGGTCCCTTCTGGATGATGCCTTCCTGGGGCTCCCTGCTCTCATAGTCCATACCCATCTGTTAAGCGTATGTCATTAACCTGGCCCCCGGCCCTCAGTCTGGCTTCACCTGCCCTTGGCCACCCACTACACCTGGGCAGTGACGCCAGCAGGGCCACAGCCTCGGTCATAGGTAGAGAAGACAGGAAGGCAATGTCTCCTGAAGGAAAACACTAGCCTTGGTGCCTGGACCATAAGGTGCCATTGCTTTGCTGCTTGCTTCTGGCTACAGTGGCCTGCGGTTTTGGCCAAGACACTGGACATTAGGGAGGGTTTGCAGAAGCAGTCAGGCACACGAGGAGGCCCTGTCTAGAGTGGACATGGCCCCATTTacagggggtggggctgggggtagtGGGTCAGGCTCAGAAGGGCTCCTTTGACCAGTAGACACCCTCTTCACTCTGGGGAAGGGTGTGGTTCTGGGAAAGAAAGACCTTCAGCAGCTCACTAGGTAGTTTCTCTGAAAAAAACTGGTCTTCCAAACTGGTCCCCAAAGCCTCACCCGTGCCTGGGTTCTGCAGCCTCGGGAATCACGGTTCCATGCTGCCACCTGGTCGCAGCGTTCCCGATTTGTGGCACCGCATTTACAGTTCTCGTAGGAGACCAACCAACAAGACCTGAAATCCATTTCCCAGAGCGGCCCGAGGGCGCCACCGGCCGGGACGCGAGGGGGCGGGGCTTGTGTCACTTCCGCTGGGCTTCGATTGGCGGGGCCGGTGGGACAGGCGGGGCGTGGTCGGGTGGGCACTGCTCTGCGACGCCGAGGTGAGTGCGGGCCCGactgggcggggcggggctggggtAGCGGAGCTTCCCGGGGGCTGGGTGCGCACTCATCCCCTAGTGTCCGCCGGGATGCTCA encodes:
- the RPL8 gene encoding 60S ribosomal protein L8, whose translation is MGRVIRGQRKGAGSVFRAHVKHRKGAARLRAVDFAERHGYIKGIVKDIIHDPGRGAPLAKVVFRDPYRFKKRTELFIAAEGIHTGQFVYCGKKAQLNIGNVLPVGTMPEGTIVCCLEEKPGDRGKLARASGNYATVISHNPETKKTRVKLPSGSKKVISSANRAVVGVVAGGGRIDKPILKAGRAYHKYKAKRNCWPRVRGVAMNPVEHPFGGGNHQHIGKPSTIRRDAPAGRKVGLIAARRTGRLRGTKTVQEKEN